In Candidatus Cohnella colombiensis, one DNA window encodes the following:
- the addA gene encoding helicase-exonuclease AddAB subunit AddA translates to MMKLPSHWPVKPEGSRWTDEQWAAIVADGSNLLIAAAAGSGKTAVLVERIIKRIADESRPLDVDAMLVATFTKAAAAEMKERIRHALEEALEKDAESRHLRRQLALLPRASVTTLHSFCMEIVERYAPLIDLDPGFRLANVTESELLRIDTLDELFEERYEQEGEQGALARLADQFGGERSDEPLHKLVLELHEFAGSHPWPEAWLKEMAEQFQGADADKLLESLWVRSLLGDTILQVDGILNMMRTALHIAQEPDGPAPYFETIQIELVGLEHLSETLRAGGWEQWQQAVANIAFGRLKPCKGDDYNAALIERVKGLRDAVKKAVSKLSEEWLVRSPEQYVAELNVLAPDMEQLAELTITFGQRYEQAKRAKGLLDFSDLEHYTLRILRDPSSTPEHSEPSAAARSFRNRFAEIYLDEYQDTNEVQEAIVSLIARREPGNVFMVGDVKQSIYRFRLAEPGLFMGKYRTYDLLNEELSSQEAHNVDGVRIDLARNFRSRREILYAVNHLFRLIMREPVGEMDYDDRAQLIYGEGYPDAGEPNPYAIEMILLDGSDATKDVGQEGATAAMQNDADESGSSEDERQDTEDVEAAQLEARCVAAEIRKLMGHSEDGAVPFSVYDGKSKLYRPVQYRDIVILLRAVSSLAPVFLDELKAAGIPAYADLATGYFAATEVDVMLSLLSIIDNPHQDIPLAGVLRSPIVGFTAEHLAQVRLKDRKGSFWEAVIATAEEEVGVDDSLSLQLKRFVLKLNEWRDYARREPLGELLWMLYRETGYYDYVGGLPGGGQRQANLRALVNRATQYEQSSRFRGLFRFLRFLGRMRDTGADLGAARALGESENVVRIISIHRSKGLEFPVVFAASLGKGFNKQDLNSRFLKHKKLGFGPTMVELDTRITYPTLPQLAIRRKLAAEMLAEEMRVLYVALTRPKEKLFLIGTSKDAAKQWEKWEETAAMVSSEGLPKHAVASANRYLDWLGPAAMIAMHDADPTRKWHCRVVSSSTYMKQSTSEQATDSNADERWSAVIQGEAVVHSAEDAEVASSGEQIAQILAWSYPNQAATEVAAKTSITALKQQREGQQQWFTPEATERDEEEHRWLEEGIAEIGQSDDAVQQHATFRLRRPRFMSAKKLTGAERGSAYHLVMQHLPIQAGTDSVRVVALIDTLVDRHILSSEQREAIDAREIATFCQTNLYKRMCSATRIWREVPFTYGLTAKAVYPGINDSAEHETIIIQGVIDCLFEDDEGLVLIDYKTDSLAMQSADEAAEKHRFQIKQYSEAVGHIVNRPVDMAFVYFFDGGQVVRLS, encoded by the coding sequence ATGATGAAGCTGCCTAGTCATTGGCCAGTCAAGCCTGAAGGAAGTCGATGGACAGATGAACAGTGGGCGGCCATCGTTGCAGACGGCTCGAATTTACTCATTGCTGCTGCGGCAGGCTCGGGGAAAACCGCAGTACTCGTCGAACGGATTATAAAACGAATTGCAGATGAATCGCGTCCACTTGATGTCGATGCGATGCTCGTTGCGACTTTTACAAAGGCTGCAGCTGCGGAGATGAAGGAACGGATTCGTCACGCGTTAGAAGAAGCGTTGGAGAAAGATGCTGAATCGAGACACTTGCGTAGACAGCTTGCACTGCTACCAAGAGCATCAGTGACGACACTTCACTCGTTCTGCATGGAAATCGTCGAGCGTTATGCACCGCTTATTGATCTTGATCCTGGCTTTCGTTTGGCGAATGTGACAGAATCTGAGCTGCTCCGTATAGATACACTGGATGAATTGTTCGAGGAGCGTTATGAGCAGGAAGGCGAGCAAGGAGCATTAGCACGTTTAGCTGATCAATTCGGTGGGGAAAGAAGTGATGAACCACTTCATAAGCTTGTGCTAGAGCTGCACGAATTTGCAGGAAGTCATCCATGGCCAGAAGCTTGGCTGAAGGAGATGGCGGAGCAATTCCAAGGGGCCGACGCAGACAAGCTGCTAGAGTCGCTATGGGTGCGAAGCTTACTTGGAGACACCATATTACAGGTTGATGGAATATTGAATATGATGCGAACTGCACTTCATATCGCACAAGAGCCTGATGGACCTGCACCCTATTTTGAGACGATACAAATCGAGCTTGTTGGTTTAGAGCACTTATCCGAAACTTTACGCGCCGGAGGTTGGGAGCAGTGGCAACAAGCGGTGGCGAATATCGCGTTCGGACGGCTGAAACCATGCAAAGGTGACGATTATAATGCAGCACTCATTGAGCGGGTTAAAGGATTGCGGGATGCAGTAAAAAAAGCGGTGAGTAAGCTTTCAGAAGAATGGCTCGTGCGTTCTCCAGAGCAATACGTCGCTGAATTAAATGTCCTTGCACCAGATATGGAGCAGCTAGCGGAGCTGACAATTACATTCGGACAGCGTTACGAACAAGCAAAGCGAGCGAAGGGATTGCTCGACTTTAGCGATTTAGAGCACTATACATTGCGAATTCTTAGGGATCCTTCATCTACACCTGAGCATAGTGAACCGTCGGCTGCTGCTCGTAGCTTCCGCAATCGGTTCGCTGAAATTTATTTGGATGAATATCAGGATACGAATGAAGTACAGGAGGCAATCGTCTCCTTAATTGCAAGAAGAGAACCCGGCAACGTCTTCATGGTAGGCGACGTGAAGCAAAGTATTTACCGGTTTCGTTTAGCAGAGCCGGGGCTATTCATGGGCAAGTACCGTACATATGATTTGCTCAATGAGGAATTGTCTTCACAAGAGGCTCATAATGTGGATGGCGTTAGAATAGACCTTGCACGCAACTTTCGCAGCAGACGCGAAATTTTGTATGCCGTTAATCATCTCTTTAGACTGATCATGCGTGAACCTGTCGGAGAAATGGACTATGATGATCGCGCGCAATTGATTTATGGTGAAGGATATCCGGATGCAGGAGAACCAAACCCGTATGCCATTGAAATGATTTTGCTTGATGGCTCTGATGCAACAAAGGATGTAGGGCAAGAAGGTGCTACCGCTGCGATGCAGAATGATGCTGACGAGAGCGGTTCATCAGAAGATGAACGTCAAGATACGGAAGACGTGGAAGCGGCACAATTGGAAGCGAGATGTGTAGCTGCAGAAATCCGTAAGCTGATGGGGCATAGTGAAGATGGAGCGGTGCCATTCTCTGTCTACGACGGGAAGAGCAAGCTATATCGGCCTGTCCAATATCGGGACATCGTCATATTGCTTCGTGCTGTATCGTCGCTTGCACCTGTATTTCTCGATGAACTTAAAGCTGCTGGCATTCCTGCTTATGCTGATTTAGCGACAGGCTATTTTGCCGCTACAGAAGTCGATGTGATGCTCTCTTTGCTTTCAATTATAGACAATCCACATCAGGATATCCCGCTCGCTGGGGTGCTACGATCGCCGATCGTTGGATTTACAGCAGAGCATTTGGCACAAGTGCGGTTAAAAGATCGTAAGGGTTCGTTCTGGGAAGCTGTGATCGCGACAGCTGAGGAAGAAGTAGGTGTGGACGATTCTCTATCGTTGCAGTTGAAACGCTTTGTGTTGAAGCTTAACGAATGGCGAGATTATGCTCGAAGAGAGCCCCTTGGTGAATTGCTCTGGATGTTATATCGGGAAACAGGCTACTACGATTATGTCGGTGGACTGCCGGGCGGGGGACAGCGACAAGCGAACTTGCGTGCACTCGTAAATCGTGCTACGCAATATGAGCAGTCTTCGCGCTTCCGAGGCTTATTCCGCTTTCTGCGCTTTCTAGGTAGAATGCGCGACACAGGTGCGGATTTAGGCGCAGCTCGCGCTTTAGGTGAGAGTGAAAATGTCGTTCGAATCATCTCTATCCATCGTAGTAAAGGACTTGAATTTCCCGTTGTGTTTGCAGCTTCGTTAGGAAAAGGCTTCAACAAACAAGATTTAAACAGTCGTTTCCTTAAACATAAGAAGCTGGGCTTCGGGCCAACGATGGTGGAGCTTGATACGCGCATAACCTATCCGACTTTACCACAGTTAGCAATACGTCGTAAGCTGGCTGCAGAGATGCTAGCGGAGGAAATGCGGGTGCTCTATGTAGCGCTGACTCGTCCGAAAGAGAAGCTGTTTTTAATTGGGACGAGTAAAGATGCAGCGAAGCAGTGGGAGAAGTGGGAAGAGACAGCTGCAATGGTATCATCTGAAGGACTGCCGAAGCACGCGGTTGCATCTGCGAATCGTTATTTAGATTGGCTCGGACCTGCGGCAATGATAGCCATGCATGATGCAGACCCGACTAGAAAATGGCATTGTCGTGTTGTTTCTTCATCGACCTACATGAAGCAATCCACTAGTGAACAAGCGACCGATTCCAATGCTGATGAGCGTTGGTCAGCAGTCATTCAGGGTGAAGCTGTCGTTCATTCGGCGGAGGATGCTGAAGTTGCCAGTTCTGGGGAGCAGATCGCACAGATTTTAGCTTGGAGCTATCCGAATCAAGCGGCAACAGAAGTCGCAGCGAAAACTTCGATTACTGCGCTTAAGCAACAGCGAGAGGGACAGCAACAGTGGTTTACTCCTGAAGCAACTGAACGAGATGAAGAGGAACATCGATGGTTGGAAGAGGGTATAGCGGAGATTGGGCAATCCGATGACGCTGTTCAACAACATGCGACTTTCCGGCTTCGTCGGCCTCGGTTTATGTCAGCCAAGAAGCTAACGGGTGCTGAACGAGGCTCTGCGTATCACTTAGTCATGCAGCATCTGCCTATTCAGGCCGGCACCGACTCCGTTCGAGTTGTAGCATTGATCGACACATTGGTGGATCGACATATTTTGTCCTCTGAGCAACGCGAAGCGATCGACGCCCGCGAGATCGCTACATTTTGTCAGACAAATCTTTATAAGAGAATGTGCTCAGCTACGCGAATTTGGCGCGAGGTGCCATTCACGTACGGATTGACTGCAAAAGCGGTATATCCAGGTATTAATGATTCTGCAGAACACGAAACAATCATTATTCAAGGGGTCATCGATTGCTTATTCGAAGATGATGAAGGATTAGTGTTAATCGATTACAAGACGGATTCACTGGCGATGCAGTCAGCTGATGAAGCTGCGGAAAAGCATCGTTTTCAAATTAAACAATACAGCGAGGCAGTCGGGCATATTGTCAATCGACCTGTGGACATGGCTTTTGTGTACTTTTTCGATGGGGGACAGGTTGTAAGATTGAGTTAG
- the addB gene encoding helicase-exonuclease AddAB subunit AddB, with product MTLRLITGKSGSGKSRLVMDEIRDRLRDNSLGAPLILLVPEQATFQAEYAMVTTPGLAGFMRAQVLSFRRLAFRVMQETGGSAVVPIHDNGKAMLLHQILESKRDSLKLFRGGATETGLISRINDLLTEMKRYGVDSDLLADKATLEAKRATGRAEESLLSDKLHDLSLIYTEMEKQLTGHWIDGEDMLRWLAQGASTSSLLEDAEIWIDGFHGFTPNEHTVIEALLKRVDRVSVTLCLDRPYQSGERPDELATFHQTAETSAQLCEIADAARIQIEPPVVITPDLSPRFQHNPLVAFLDQSWDSRNRWQGDASILKPDHPSCGISLHSAANRRAEVEAVARDLLRRARENGGRWRDHAIFVRRIDDYGDVLANVLGDYGIPFYLDGKAAVSHHPFVEFIRSALECVTGGWRSEAIFRCAKTDMLGASDHKVSRDEIDRLENYTLAAGIDGWRWHDDRAWFALRRGDLEDELAEESKEVEMNRLFAVRDALLHPLKKLEDAMKVAGTVRELCETLYQFLEDSGAPDTLERWRAKDAAEGQPARMAIHRPLWDGVLNLLDQLVELMGTKPKDVALFAGMIDSGLEELKLGVVPPSLDSVLIGSPERTRSDRLQVVYLLGANDGVMPMRISENGLLAEEEREELSAAGMAMAPGARRRLLDERFLIYLTLTTASQHLWVSYPVADDEGASLLPSEWIRKLKSIFPGIKESVIAAEPQATDSNEEQLAFAVHPGRALTHLIKRLRSWKQGETIAPGWWSVYEWLRSQESWKPKLHSLIQSLHYTNEEPPLAAETSRLLYGERLLASVSRMERFVACPFQHFASHGLRLKERQLYRVDAPDIGQLFHAALRQTTEKLFAEGIVGLDSVRWQQEAAAAVDRLLPRVQSQILLSSNRHQVMARKLREIVSRTSAMLGEQAALSAFKPVGLELSFGPGGLLPALSLDLNNGRSIDIAGRIDRVDAAQSTDGLLLRIMDYKSSAMKLKLDEVAHGLSLQMLTYLDVVVTHAPHWLGQAAQPAGVLYFHVQNPFIRTTNGISKQEADDLLFRQYRMQGLLLSDDQSIKLMDESLNHESKSAIIPVEYKKDGKFSARSQVADVGQWNVLRKSVRSQIRQIGQRMVEGDVAINPYKLDRRSPCTFCEFRPVCHIDSQVEGNSYQVLSKATSREELWKRLEGGIDQQGGEA from the coding sequence TTGACATTACGACTCATCACAGGGAAATCCGGCAGTGGGAAGTCGCGTCTAGTTATGGATGAAATTAGAGACAGGCTACGGGATAACTCTTTAGGTGCGCCACTGATTTTACTTGTGCCTGAACAAGCAACCTTTCAAGCAGAATATGCCATGGTGACAACACCGGGCTTAGCCGGTTTTATGCGCGCACAAGTGCTTAGCTTTCGCAGACTAGCCTTCCGTGTCATGCAGGAAACGGGCGGTTCTGCGGTTGTGCCGATTCATGATAATGGTAAAGCGATGCTACTACATCAAATATTAGAATCAAAACGGGACAGTTTGAAGCTGTTCCGAGGTGGAGCTACGGAAACGGGATTGATTTCCCGGATTAACGACTTGTTGACAGAAATGAAGCGTTACGGTGTCGACAGCGATCTCCTGGCAGACAAAGCAACATTAGAAGCGAAGCGAGCAACTGGACGTGCTGAAGAGTCTTTATTATCGGACAAGCTTCATGATCTGTCTCTCATTTATACAGAGATGGAAAAGCAATTGACGGGTCATTGGATTGATGGAGAAGATATGCTGCGTTGGCTGGCACAAGGAGCGAGTACGTCATCTCTTTTAGAAGATGCAGAAATATGGATTGACGGTTTTCATGGTTTTACGCCTAATGAGCACACCGTTATTGAAGCGTTATTGAAGCGTGTAGATCGCGTCAGCGTGACTCTCTGCTTGGATCGGCCCTATCAATCAGGCGAACGTCCAGACGAATTAGCAACGTTTCATCAGACTGCGGAAACAAGTGCACAGCTGTGTGAAATAGCAGATGCAGCTCGGATTCAAATCGAGCCACCAGTCGTGATTACACCGGATTTGTCGCCAAGATTTCAACACAATCCATTGGTTGCATTTTTAGATCAGAGCTGGGACAGTCGCAACAGGTGGCAGGGAGATGCTTCCATCTTAAAGCCTGATCATCCTTCGTGCGGAATTAGCTTGCACAGTGCAGCGAATCGTCGTGCTGAAGTGGAAGCTGTTGCAAGAGATTTACTTCGCAGGGCGCGTGAAAATGGTGGCAGATGGCGTGATCATGCGATATTCGTTCGCCGTATTGATGATTATGGCGATGTGCTTGCGAATGTGCTCGGAGATTATGGTATTCCGTTCTACTTAGATGGAAAAGCAGCGGTTTCTCATCATCCATTCGTCGAATTTATTCGATCAGCTCTGGAGTGCGTCACGGGCGGTTGGAGATCTGAGGCGATATTTCGTTGTGCGAAGACGGACATGCTGGGTGCTAGTGATCATAAAGTGTCGCGTGATGAAATTGACCGGTTGGAAAACTATACGCTGGCAGCAGGAATCGATGGTTGGCGCTGGCACGATGATCGTGCGTGGTTTGCGTTGCGACGCGGGGATTTGGAAGACGAGCTGGCAGAGGAAAGTAAGGAAGTGGAAATGAACCGGCTCTTTGCTGTACGTGATGCGCTACTCCATCCGCTGAAAAAGCTTGAGGATGCGATGAAAGTAGCAGGCACAGTTCGCGAGCTATGTGAAACGCTGTATCAATTTCTTGAGGATTCAGGGGCACCCGACACTTTAGAGCGCTGGCGTGCGAAAGATGCTGCAGAAGGCCAACCTGCTCGTATGGCTATACACAGACCGCTATGGGATGGTGTGCTGAACTTACTCGACCAATTGGTAGAGTTGATGGGAACGAAGCCAAAAGATGTTGCGCTTTTCGCAGGAATGATTGATTCTGGCTTAGAGGAGCTCAAGCTAGGTGTCGTTCCGCCATCACTAGATAGTGTACTCATTGGCAGTCCTGAACGAACGCGCTCGGATCGATTGCAGGTCGTTTATTTGCTAGGTGCGAATGATGGCGTGATGCCGATGCGGATTTCAGAAAATGGCTTGCTAGCAGAAGAAGAAAGAGAAGAGCTCTCAGCGGCGGGTATGGCAATGGCGCCTGGTGCTCGCAGACGATTACTAGATGAACGGTTTCTTATCTATTTAACGTTAACGACGGCGAGTCAGCATCTGTGGGTTAGTTATCCGGTAGCAGATGATGAAGGCGCGAGCCTGCTCCCCTCAGAGTGGATTCGGAAATTGAAAAGCATATTTCCTGGCATTAAAGAATCGGTCATTGCTGCTGAACCGCAAGCGACCGATTCGAATGAGGAGCAGCTCGCATTCGCAGTACATCCAGGTAGAGCGCTAACTCATCTCATTAAAAGGCTGCGAAGCTGGAAACAAGGGGAAACGATTGCTCCTGGCTGGTGGTCTGTCTATGAATGGTTAAGAAGTCAAGAGAGTTGGAAGCCGAAGCTTCATTCTCTCATTCAATCGTTGCATTACACGAATGAAGAGCCGCCATTAGCGGCTGAAACGAGTCGACTGCTTTATGGTGAACGCTTGCTTGCTAGCGTTTCACGAATGGAAAGATTCGTTGCATGTCCGTTTCAGCATTTTGCTTCTCATGGACTTAGGCTGAAGGAGCGTCAGCTCTATCGTGTAGATGCTCCAGATATCGGTCAATTGTTCCATGCGGCATTGCGACAGACAACGGAGAAGCTATTCGCAGAAGGGATTGTGGGGCTTGATTCAGTTCGTTGGCAGCAGGAAGCTGCTGCTGCAGTGGACCGCTTATTGCCACGAGTGCAATCCCAAATCTTATTATCATCCAACCGTCACCAAGTGATGGCGCGGAAGCTAAGAGAGATCGTTAGCCGAACATCAGCAATGCTGGGGGAGCAAGCCGCGCTGTCTGCGTTCAAGCCTGTCGGCTTAGAGCTTAGCTTCGGACCTGGTGGCTTATTGCCTGCGCTCTCGCTAGATTTGAACAATGGTCGAAGCATTGATATTGCAGGCCGTATCGATCGCGTCGACGCAGCACAATCAACAGATGGACTGCTTTTGCGGATTATGGATTATAAGTCGAGTGCAATGAAATTGAAGCTAGATGAAGTCGCACACGGCTTGTCTTTACAGATGCTAACCTATCTTGATGTTGTTGTAACCCATGCGCCCCATTGGTTAGGACAAGCTGCACAACCGGCTGGGGTGCTCTATTTTCATGTGCAAAATCCATTCATTCGTACGACCAATGGGATCTCAAAACAGGAAGCGGATGACTTGCTGTTCCGTCAATACCGGATGCAAGGGCTATTGTTATCGGACGACCAATCGATCAAGCTGATGGATGAATCGTTGAATCATGAAAGTAAATCAGCAATTATACCTGTGGAATATAAGAAGGATGGTAAGTTTTCTGCACGTTCTCAAGTGGCCGACGTGGGGCAATGGAATGTCCTTCGCAAGTCTGTTCGATCCCAAATTCGTCAAATCGGTCAACGAATGGTCGAGGGCGATGTTGCGATAAATCCATATAAGCTTGATCGCCGGAGTCCTTGTACTTTCTGTGAATTTCGACCGGTATGCCATATCGATTCTCAAGTCGAAGGCAATTCCTATCAAGTGTTATCGAAGGCAACAAGCCGTGAGGAGCTTTGGAAGCGTCTTGAAGGTGGCATCGATCAGCAAGGAGGAGAAGCATGA
- a CDS encoding class I SAM-dependent rRNA methyltransferase: MNERGVFIVSTKPSVMLMKGRRSRLEEGHPWIYENEITKQQCEGVEPGDLVEVRDHRGMLLGTGYWNPASKIIVRMVAYETLEAMDTAFFCKRFEQALSHRTRFVKDNTSCRLVYGEADFLPGLIVDRFSDVLVVQVLTLGMDKARDAWLPALIEVFAPIGVYERSDVGVRTLEGLEERTGVLYGDCPRYVEIEENGLKVQVDIEGGQKTGYFFDQRENRASIAPLVTGWGARSGIKLVEQSTDNGERMLVPVNAKGNTVTFPYWDGATVLECFAHTGSFTLHACKYGAKKVTCLDISEHALETAKHNVERNGFTDRVEFVAADAFEYLREQVKGRELRQMRAIGKESSAKIDTSIPLTTEGRTWDVIILDPPAFAKTKRAVEGARRGYKDINFQAMKLLNEGGYLVTASCSYHVRPELFLETILEAAKDAGKIIRRIEWQGAGKDHPQLAGVEEGHYLKFGIFEVRSRNSL, from the coding sequence ATGAACGAAAGAGGAGTGTTTATCGTGAGCACAAAACCATCGGTTATGTTGATGAAAGGGAGAAGGTCTCGTTTAGAAGAAGGTCATCCCTGGATTTACGAAAATGAAATTACGAAGCAGCAATGCGAAGGTGTCGAGCCAGGCGATCTTGTCGAGGTTCGTGATCATCGGGGGATGCTACTCGGAACAGGCTATTGGAACCCTGCATCGAAAATTATTGTGCGAATGGTCGCATATGAGACTCTTGAAGCGATGGACACCGCATTTTTTTGCAAACGGTTCGAGCAAGCTTTAAGCCATCGTACGAGGTTTGTTAAGGATAATACATCTTGCAGATTGGTCTATGGTGAAGCGGACTTCTTGCCAGGTCTTATCGTTGATCGTTTTAGCGATGTGCTTGTCGTTCAGGTATTAACGCTTGGGATGGATAAGGCAAGAGATGCGTGGCTGCCTGCATTGATTGAAGTGTTCGCTCCGATCGGGGTCTATGAGCGTAGCGATGTTGGCGTTCGAACGTTAGAGGGGCTAGAGGAACGGACAGGTGTGCTCTACGGAGATTGTCCGCGCTATGTTGAAATAGAGGAAAATGGGTTAAAGGTGCAGGTTGATATTGAAGGCGGACAAAAGACGGGCTATTTCTTTGATCAACGTGAAAATCGGGCTTCAATTGCACCTCTCGTTACCGGTTGGGGCGCACGCAGTGGAATTAAACTTGTCGAGCAATCGACGGATAATGGTGAGCGTATGCTCGTGCCGGTGAATGCGAAGGGTAATACCGTTACTTTTCCTTATTGGGATGGTGCGACTGTATTGGAATGCTTTGCGCATACGGGTAGCTTCACTTTACATGCGTGCAAATATGGTGCTAAGAAAGTGACCTGCTTGGACATCTCTGAGCATGCTTTGGAGACAGCTAAACACAATGTAGAGCGCAATGGGTTCACCGATCGAGTAGAGTTTGTTGCAGCTGATGCATTTGAATATTTGCGTGAACAGGTCAAAGGTCGAGAACTGCGGCAGATGCGTGCAATCGGCAAGGAAAGCAGTGCTAAGATCGATACTTCCATACCGTTAACGACAGAAGGTCGTACTTGGGATGTCATTATTTTGGATCCTCCAGCGTTCGCGAAGACGAAGCGTGCAGTGGAGGGGGCTCGTCGAGGCTATAAGGATATCAATTTCCAAGCGATGAAGTTATTGAATGAGGGCGGTTATTTGGTTACAGCGAGCTGCTCGTATCACGTTCGGCCGGAGCTGTTTCTAGAGACGATTCTAGAGGCTGCTAAAGACGCTGGTAAGATCATTCGTCGCATTGAATGGCAAGGAGCTGGCAAAGATCATCCGCAATTAGCGGGAGTTGAGGAAGGGCACTATTTGAAGTTCGGGATTTTTGAAGTGCGTAGTCGTAACTCGCTATAA
- a CDS encoding Na/Pi symporter, with product MFTSIIVPSLLGLALLLTGMKVMETALARWAGHKLSFWVAHSTSTPLRGFAVGTVASALLQSSTAVTVLTIGFVNAGWLSMGRSFGIILGTNVGTCLTTELMSLKLHRYGIWFVLIALLGWTYTALRNEMRHTSLTPQQGFMQTLRYASVALGGFGLLLVGFQLLQGMGSTLQHNAAFDTLMTRADASPISGVLVGTVLTALVHSSAAVIAICMGLSGAGAITPETGIAIVLGANIGTCFTGLIASLSGGKGGRFVALTQLALNSSGALLFFPLIGLLHQLAVFLAPEDPSAQIAHAQTIFNVVCSLIALPIAYLPQWRKMS from the coding sequence ATGTTTACGAGTATTATTGTCCCATCCTTACTTGGGCTTGCATTGCTATTAACAGGAATGAAAGTAATGGAAACTGCGCTAGCAAGGTGGGCAGGCCATAAGCTTTCATTCTGGGTTGCACATTCCACCTCAACACCACTCCGCGGCTTCGCAGTAGGTACTGTTGCTTCTGCATTGCTACAAAGTAGCACCGCCGTCACAGTGCTCACGATCGGCTTCGTGAATGCCGGTTGGCTCTCGATGGGGCGCAGCTTTGGCATCATTCTAGGAACGAATGTCGGCACTTGCTTAACGACTGAACTCATGAGTCTTAAGCTTCACCGCTATGGCATATGGTTTGTCCTCATCGCATTGCTCGGCTGGACTTATACAGCGCTTCGCAACGAAATGCGCCACACGTCCCTTACCCCACAGCAAGGCTTCATGCAAACGTTGCGTTATGCATCTGTCGCACTTGGAGGCTTCGGTCTCCTGCTTGTCGGCTTTCAGTTACTGCAAGGGATGGGATCGACACTTCAACATAACGCAGCCTTTGATACACTGATGACCCGTGCAGATGCTAGCCCGATTAGTGGCGTCCTTGTCGGCACTGTGCTCACTGCACTCGTTCATTCCAGCGCTGCAGTTATCGCCATATGTATGGGTCTTTCAGGTGCAGGTGCGATAACGCCGGAAACCGGGATCGCGATCGTGCTCGGAGCGAATATCGGCACTTGCTTCACTGGATTGATTGCCTCTTTAAGCGGTGGAAAAGGCGGTCGCTTCGTTGCCCTCACTCAGCTTGCTTTAAATTCAAGCGGTGCGCTGTTGTTCTTTCCTTTGATTGGATTGCTCCATCAATTGGCTGTCTTCCTGGCACCAGAAGATCCGTCAGCACAAATCGCACACGCGCAAACGATCTTCAACGTTGTCTGTTCTTTGATTGCATTGCCAATTGCCTATTTACCTCAATGGCGCAAAATGTCATGA